In a genomic window of uncultured Sphaerochaeta sp.:
- a CDS encoding NUDIX domain-containing protein yields the protein MAEYWDLYDTNRQPLGRTHLRGLPLDKDTYHVVVSVWTVNQDNKLLVTLRSAEKDLYPNLWENTSGSVISGETSREAALRELREETGIEAREDELQFLGTARKLASFVDIYLVRKYFDSETITLQEGETTAYRWVTLAQLEQMNQEGKLAFPVAFRFEQFRSVFTEFLV from the coding sequence ATGGCAGAATACTGGGACCTGTACGACACCAACCGGCAACCCTTGGGAAGAACTCACCTCAGGGGGCTTCCCCTGGACAAGGACACCTATCATGTGGTGGTTTCTGTCTGGACAGTGAATCAGGACAACAAGCTTTTGGTCACCCTGCGGTCTGCAGAAAAGGACCTGTATCCAAACCTCTGGGAGAATACCTCCGGTTCCGTAATCAGTGGTGAGACCAGCCGGGAGGCAGCGCTGAGGGAGCTCAGGGAAGAAACAGGCATTGAGGCCCGTGAGGACGAGCTGCAATTTCTCGGAACTGCCCGCAAGCTTGCTTCCTTTGTCGACATCTATCTGGTGAGAAAATACTTTGACAGCGAAACCATTACCCTCCAGGAGGGCGAGACCACAGCCTATCGTTGGGTGACCCTTGCACAGTTGGAACAGATGAACCAGGAAGGCAAACTTGCCTTCCCGGTGGCTTTTCGCTTTGAGCAATTCCGCTCAGTTTTCACGGAGTTTCTTGTTTAG
- the asd gene encoding aspartate-semialdehyde dehydrogenase: MDKKIKVAVMGATGAVGQVFMWMLADHPWFELAYATASASRVGLQYASTVHWVMPFEMPKSIRDTEVKEFNIEAMKESGVKIVFSALPAEVAREAEPQLRENGLYVFSNAASMRYDSNVPILIPETNVEQLDLIKNQGYPESGFVVTNANCVTTGLAMALAPLRKYGIKNIVLHSYQSVSGAGYPGLSSFDITDNCIPFIKGEEEKIEKEIKKILSIDPEVYCYTVRVPVMFGHLEAVWLDLEQDVEVEDIINDWNNFKEVSDLPSTPELPVEYGADNTFPQPKYAFWGKPSGMVVYTGRLKKKNGKIGFLLLVNNIVKGAAGGSIQNAEAFVKRFGLI; this comes from the coding sequence ATGGACAAGAAAATCAAAGTTGCCGTAATGGGTGCCACTGGTGCAGTTGGCCAGGTGTTTATGTGGATGCTTGCGGATCATCCTTGGTTCGAGTTGGCGTACGCCACAGCTTCCGCTTCCCGTGTCGGTTTGCAATATGCATCCACGGTTCACTGGGTCATGCCTTTTGAGATGCCGAAGAGCATCAGGGACACAGAAGTAAAGGAATTCAATATCGAGGCAATGAAGGAATCTGGGGTGAAAATCGTATTCTCCGCACTTCCTGCAGAAGTTGCCCGTGAAGCGGAGCCTCAGCTTCGTGAGAATGGCTTGTACGTCTTCTCCAATGCCGCCTCCATGCGGTATGACAGCAATGTGCCCATCCTGATCCCCGAGACCAACGTCGAACAGCTCGACCTGATCAAGAACCAGGGATATCCGGAGAGTGGCTTTGTCGTCACCAATGCAAACTGCGTAACCACCGGTCTGGCCATGGCGCTTGCACCGCTTCGCAAGTACGGGATCAAGAACATTGTCCTGCACAGTTATCAGAGTGTCAGTGGTGCAGGGTATCCTGGCCTCTCCTCCTTCGATATCACCGACAACTGCATTCCTTTCATCAAGGGAGAGGAAGAGAAGATCGAGAAGGAAATCAAGAAAATCCTTTCCATCGATCCGGAAGTCTACTGCTACACCGTTCGCGTACCGGTCATGTTCGGCCACCTCGAAGCAGTCTGGCTGGATCTTGAGCAGGACGTTGAAGTCGAAGACATCATCAATGACTGGAACAACTTCAAGGAAGTCAGCGATCTGCCCTCAACCCCTGAACTGCCGGTTGAGTATGGTGCAGACAACACCTTCCCCCAGCCCAAGTATGCCTTCTGGGGCAAGCCGAGCGGGATGGTGGTATACACCGGAAGACTGAAGAAGAAGAACGGCAAGATCGGCTTCCTCCTCTTGGTCAACAACATCGTCAAAGGCGCTGCCGGTGGATCCATCCAGAACGCAGAAGCTTTTGTGAAGCGGTTCGGCCTCATCTAA